In one Brevibacillus composti genomic region, the following are encoded:
- a CDS encoding FecCD family ABC transporter permease — protein MMREKGFCIPYGYKLLLALLVWVGMFFAAIVFGAADTGLRDVWLALTTQDASEAVLVIREIRLPREVAAVFVGTALAVSGAIMQGITRNPLADPGLLGLTAGANAGLALTLALFPAAGYFSITLACFLGAAAGTLLVFGISAMKRGGFAPLRIVLAGAAVSAFLLAIAQGVGIYFHIPKEVAMWTAGGLIGTTWSQLQVIAPFILLGLAIALLLSRQLTILSLSEEVAVGLGQKTRRIKSVLFAVIIMLAGAAVALVGNMAFLGLMVPHIVRAVVGTDWPFVAALLPWLLILIPFSLYKAQRLNLLALSETVVIGLGVAIHKERRHLLLAAVALAASAVSVTGGIAFIGLMAPHMAKSLVGPRHQRCMPVAILLGGWLLLLADTIGRNAVDTGGLPAGIIVALIGAPYFLYLLSRR, from the coding sequence ATGATGAGAGAAAAAGGTTTTTGTATTCCTTATGGGTATAAATTGCTGCTGGCGCTCCTCGTCTGGGTGGGAATGTTTTTCGCCGCCATCGTTTTCGGGGCTGCGGACACGGGGCTTCGCGATGTATGGCTGGCCCTCACGACGCAGGATGCCAGCGAAGCCGTCTTGGTCATCCGCGAGATCCGCTTGCCCCGGGAGGTCGCCGCTGTATTTGTCGGCACGGCGCTGGCCGTCTCCGGTGCGATCATGCAGGGGATCACGCGAAATCCTCTGGCCGACCCGGGCCTTTTGGGACTGACGGCGGGTGCCAATGCGGGGCTGGCGCTGACGCTCGCCCTGTTTCCGGCAGCGGGCTATTTTTCGATTACCCTGGCTTGCTTTCTGGGAGCGGCCGCAGGGACGCTTCTGGTCTTCGGGATCAGCGCCATGAAGAGGGGCGGTTTTGCTCCGCTGCGCATCGTACTGGCCGGAGCCGCAGTCTCCGCCTTTCTCCTAGCAATCGCCCAAGGCGTCGGCATCTACTTTCACATTCCCAAAGAAGTGGCAATGTGGACAGCGGGGGGGTTGATCGGCACGACGTGGAGTCAGCTTCAAGTTATCGCCCCGTTCATACTCCTGGGTCTCGCGATCGCGCTGCTTCTCTCCCGGCAGCTGACCATTCTGAGCCTGAGCGAAGAGGTGGCGGTTGGTCTGGGGCAAAAGACCCGGCGAATCAAATCGGTTCTGTTTGCAGTCATCATCATGCTGGCAGGTGCTGCTGTGGCCCTCGTCGGAAACATGGCCTTTCTCGGGCTGATGGTTCCGCATATCGTCAGGGCGGTGGTGGGGACGGATTGGCCGTTTGTCGCGGCGCTCCTGCCTTGGCTTCTGATACTCATTCCCTTTTCGTTGTACAAAGCGCAGCGCCTAAACCTCCTGGCACTCAGCGAAACCGTCGTGATCGGTCTGGGGGTTGCGATCCACAAAGAGCGCAGGCACCTGCTTCTGGCTGCCGTCGCCCTGGCTGCTTCTGCGGTGTCCGTCACCGGAGGAATCGCTTTTATCGGTCTGATGGCACCGCATATGGCGAAATCGTTGGTGGGACCGCGCCATCAACGATGTATGCCCGTCGCGATTCTGCTGGGGGGCTGGCTGTTGTTGCTCGCAGATACCATCGGGCGAAATGCCGTCGATACAGGGGGACTGCCTGCCGGCATCATCGTTGCGCTGATTGGCGCACCCTATTTTCTCTACCTGTTGTCCAGAAGGTGA
- a CDS encoding NUDIX hydrolase produces the protein MTTQPSKRTLAEQQFLEEYDVNQYIRPSVSVDMLLFTVVDEETENYRKRSDKALKILLIKRKQHPFQGQWALPGGFVSADESIDEAAIRVLQKETNVSHVYLEQLYTWGDIGRDPRTRVISCSYMALINSELYQVRPGEDADDAQWFHVQDQWTQKKTTVTDKGFMIEKWVELRLWNETDSATATIKLTKTVENSHSKEVHEIIDSSNLAFDHAKMILYALERLRNKVEYTDIAFHLLPELFTLSDLQQVFEVILGKELLAAAFRRKIADKVLETNHIRRNAGHRPSKLYKYNPNWNHEQ, from the coding sequence ATGACCACCCAACCATCGAAGCGGACCCTCGCGGAACAGCAGTTTCTCGAAGAGTACGATGTGAACCAGTATATTCGGCCCTCTGTCTCCGTCGACATGCTCCTGTTTACCGTCGTGGACGAGGAGACGGAGAACTACCGCAAGCGGTCAGACAAAGCATTGAAAATTCTGCTGATTAAGCGAAAGCAGCATCCCTTTCAGGGGCAGTGGGCACTGCCCGGCGGATTTGTCTCCGCCGACGAGAGCATCGACGAAGCGGCGATCCGCGTCCTGCAAAAAGAAACGAATGTCAGCCATGTCTACCTGGAGCAGCTCTATACCTGGGGAGACATCGGCCGCGATCCCCGCACCCGCGTCATCAGCTGCAGCTATATGGCGCTGATCAACAGCGAGCTCTACCAGGTGCGGCCCGGCGAAGACGCGGACGACGCGCAGTGGTTTCACGTGCAGGATCAGTGGACGCAGAAAAAGACCACGGTGACGGACAAAGGCTTCATGATCGAAAAATGGGTGGAGCTGCGCCTCTGGAATGAGACCGATTCCGCCACCGCCACGATCAAGCTGACCAAGACCGTGGAGAACAGCCATTCCAAAGAGGTGCATGAGATCATCGATTCGTCCAACCTGGCTTTTGATCACGCCAAGATGATCCTGTACGCATTGGAAAGGCTGCGCAACAAAGTGGAGTACACCGATATCGCGTTTCATCTGCTGCCGGAATTGTTCACTCTTTCCGATTTGCAGCAAGTCTTTGAGGTGATTCTCGGGAAGGAACTCTTGGCCGCCGCTTTTCGCCGCAAAATCGCCGACAAGGTGCTGGAGACCAACCACATCCGGAGAAATGCCGGCCACCGACCGTCCAAACTGTACAAATACAATCCCAACTGGAATCACGAGCAATAA
- a CDS encoding Ig-like domain-containing protein, producing the protein MSLQPIKPLFPNAENPKDGDLNIMYIRIEPALLYLEAGQTSKIKVFAVLTDGRNEEITHKVKWRSQHTTIGKVNEEGTITAVEAGSMIIMAEYERHKAELVVSIDKKETAASKKKTAVPGGNVGKIAGAALAAVMRLW; encoded by the coding sequence ATGTCATTGCAGCCCATCAAGCCGCTTTTTCCGAATGCGGAGAACCCCAAAGACGGCGATCTGAACATCATGTATATTCGCATCGAGCCGGCTTTGCTCTATCTGGAAGCGGGTCAGACTTCGAAGATCAAAGTGTTTGCGGTGCTGACGGATGGAAGAAATGAAGAAATTACGCATAAAGTCAAGTGGCGGTCGCAGCACACGACCATCGGAAAGGTGAACGAAGAGGGGACGATTACGGCCGTAGAAGCAGGCAGCATGATCATCATGGCGGAGTATGAGCGGCATAAGGCGGAACTGGTCGTGTCGATCGACAAGAAAGAGACGGCCGCAAGCAAGAAAAAGACAGCGGTTCCGGGGGGAAATGTCGGAAAGATAGCAGGCGCCGCACTGGCCGCGGTTATGCGGTTATGGTGA
- a CDS encoding WG repeat-containing protein — MVISGTIYGASQYISPKKQDQSETPPSPSAQTAEGGSGGESPLAEAGSAPAETMPRSTAEKQEVTAFSAVTAATSAPAADLAAGDAAGAPQVAEENRASSAAGMAEGFLTALSQAVSSAQLAAATPPAADANTPATAETAAPAPTEAQAQSAANAGQANANEGPTIVQPAPALKQPEPSKKQPPKPQATRTHSEPPRKIAAQPAKPAAQTNAVSAPAPAPVSPKPSAAKSQPSQKEQPGSGLVPVSSGGKWGYKRTGGEELVIPYQFDHATRFSEGLAVVKKDGQFGYINSSGQVVIPIEFSYAGAFSGGKATVKKDGKMGTIDLNGDFREN, encoded by the coding sequence ATGGTGATCTCCGGGACGATCTACGGAGCCAGCCAGTACATTTCTCCGAAAAAGCAGGACCAGAGTGAAACGCCGCCATCTCCCTCTGCCCAAACAGCGGAAGGGGGAAGCGGAGGAGAATCACCGCTCGCCGAGGCAGGTTCCGCTCCAGCCGAGACGATGCCACGGAGCACAGCGGAAAAGCAAGAAGTGACAGCCTTCTCTGCTGTCACCGCCGCCACTTCCGCACCGGCGGCAGATCTCGCCGCGGGAGATGCAGCAGGCGCTCCCCAAGTCGCCGAAGAAAATCGGGCTTCGTCAGCGGCGGGCATGGCGGAAGGGTTTCTCACCGCTTTGTCCCAAGCGGTCTCATCCGCCCAGCTTGCCGCCGCCACTCCACCAGCAGCAGACGCAAACACCCCAGCGACAGCAGAAACGGCTGCGCCCGCTCCAACAGAAGCTCAAGCCCAGTCGGCGGCAAATGCAGGGCAAGCCAATGCGAATGAGGGACCAACAATCGTACAACCCGCTCCCGCCTTGAAGCAGCCGGAGCCGTCAAAAAAGCAGCCGCCAAAGCCGCAGGCAACACGCACCCACAGTGAGCCGCCGCGCAAAATAGCCGCCCAGCCTGCAAAGCCGGCGGCCCAAACAAACGCCGTCTCGGCTCCTGCGCCCGCTCCTGTGTCGCCAAAGCCCTCCGCGGCGAAAAGCCAGCCTTCCCAGAAGGAGCAGCCAGGCAGCGGGCTCGTGCCGGTCTCCAGCGGAGGAAAGTGGGGGTATAAGCGAACGGGGGGAGAGGAACTGGTCATCCCTTACCAGTTCGATCATGCGACGAGATTCTCGGAGGGATTGGCCGTCGTCAAAAAGGATGGACAATTCGGCTATATCAACTCGAGCGGACAGGTGGTCATCCCGATCGAATTCTCATATGCAGGCGCATTTTCCGGGGGGAAAGCCACCGTGAAGAAAGACGGAAAAATGGGCACGATTGATCTGAACGGAGATTTTCGCGAAAATTAA
- a CDS encoding ABC transporter ATP-binding protein — MVRLYTEDVTIGYGERTIVKKISVSIPDKKITAIIGANGCGKSTLLKAITRLIPHQSGSILIDGKSISHVDTKELAKTLAILPQTPESAQGLTVGELVSYGRFPYQNGFGRLTKTDYEVIDWALEVTGTKAYRYRPVDSLSGGQRQRVWIAMALAQETDIIFLDEPTTYLDMAHQLEVLELLQKLNREQERTIVMVLHDLNQAARFADCIIAMREGEIVKAGSPDEIMQHDVLLRVFQIDAEIGLDPRTLKPICITYHLAKGENRHEKNLDAPRDAVPVHA; from the coding sequence ATGGTTCGCCTGTACACGGAGGATGTCACGATTGGTTACGGTGAACGAACGATTGTGAAAAAGATCAGCGTGTCGATCCCGGATAAAAAAATCACCGCCATCATCGGCGCAAACGGCTGCGGGAAATCGACGCTGCTCAAAGCGATAACCCGCCTGATCCCGCACCAGTCCGGAAGCATCCTGATCGACGGCAAAAGCATCTCCCATGTAGACACCAAAGAGCTCGCCAAAACCTTGGCGATTCTTCCGCAAACTCCCGAAAGCGCGCAGGGGTTAACCGTTGGGGAGCTGGTATCGTACGGCCGCTTTCCCTATCAAAATGGCTTTGGCCGCTTGACCAAAACCGATTATGAAGTCATCGACTGGGCTCTGGAAGTGACAGGGACAAAAGCGTATCGCTATCGTCCGGTCGATTCACTGTCAGGCGGTCAACGCCAACGCGTCTGGATCGCCATGGCCCTCGCCCAAGAGACGGATATCATCTTTCTGGATGAACCGACGACTTATCTGGACATGGCGCATCAGCTGGAGGTCTTGGAGCTTTTGCAAAAGCTGAACCGGGAACAGGAGCGGACGATCGTGATGGTGCTCCATGACCTGAATCAGGCGGCCCGCTTTGCCGACTGCATCATCGCGATGCGGGAGGGGGAGATCGTCAAAGCCGGGAGCCCGGACGAGATCATGCAGCATGACGTGCTGCTCCGGGTATTCCAGATCGACGCGGAAATCGGGCTGGACCCCCGCACACTGAAGCCGATCTGCATCACCTATCATTTGGCAAAAGGAGAGAATCGCCATGAAAAAAATCTGGATGCTCCTCGCGATGCTGTGCCTGTTCACGCTTAG
- a CDS encoding class I adenylate-forming enzyme family protein — translation MNSSLLLERNARKYPSQEAVVSPGARLTYRELNRLVNKFGHALQAEGIGPGDKVVLFMPNVPEFVIAYFAVQRIGAVIVPVNAKLTQAEIAYILGHSDAKAILAHHLLFAAVEGLHAPNLLRIKTGEAADGWQSFETLLAYGDDPDIPCQLKEDDESTLLYTSGTTGKPKGVLFSYRSILTVAQMICVEMEVKPESRILLMMPLSHSAPLHLFLMAGIFVGSTLVLTPTFTPDLLLDAVEREKTTHFFGAPVAYLLTANHPRIHDTDLSSMKWWVYGGAPLTAKEVKAVQAAFRTDNLVCVYGLTEAGPSGTLLLGHEHEKKAGSIGKRAALSTELRIVNDAGEDVAPGEVGEIVLRGEGNMIGYYKNEEATQEAFWGEWLRTGDLAKFDEDGYIWVVDRKKDVIITGGVNIYPKEIEEVMLQYPGIREVAVIGVPHPEWGETVKAVFAATEPVAEERLRDFLAERLAKYKVPRLFEQMEALPRNASGKILKQPLRAGGGE, via the coding sequence ATGAACAGCTCGCTTCTACTGGAACGCAATGCGCGCAAATATCCAAGCCAAGAGGCGGTGGTAAGCCCAGGCGCCCGCCTGACGTATCGGGAGCTGAACCGCCTGGTCAACAAGTTCGGCCATGCCCTGCAGGCGGAAGGCATCGGGCCTGGCGATAAAGTCGTGCTGTTTATGCCAAACGTCCCTGAGTTTGTCATCGCCTATTTCGCGGTGCAACGAATCGGCGCCGTCATCGTGCCGGTCAACGCTAAGCTGACGCAAGCCGAGATCGCGTACATCCTGGGTCACTCGGATGCAAAGGCCATTCTCGCCCATCACCTCCTGTTCGCCGCCGTAGAGGGGCTGCATGCACCGAATTTGCTCCGCATCAAGACGGGAGAAGCTGCCGATGGCTGGCAGAGCTTTGAGACCTTGCTGGCATACGGAGACGATCCCGACATCCCTTGCCAGCTGAAAGAAGATGACGAATCGACGCTCCTCTACACGTCGGGCACGACAGGGAAGCCCAAAGGCGTCCTGTTCAGCTACCGCAGTATTTTGACCGTCGCGCAGATGATCTGTGTGGAGATGGAGGTGAAACCGGAGAGCCGCATTCTGCTGATGATGCCGCTCAGCCACTCCGCCCCGCTTCATTTGTTCCTGATGGCGGGCATCTTTGTGGGCTCTACGCTGGTGCTCACCCCTACCTTTACCCCGGATCTGCTGCTCGATGCCGTGGAACGGGAAAAGACGACCCATTTCTTCGGCGCCCCCGTCGCTTATCTGCTGACCGCCAATCATCCGCGGATTCACGATACCGACCTCTCTTCGATGAAGTGGTGGGTCTACGGCGGCGCGCCGCTTACGGCCAAAGAAGTGAAGGCCGTCCAAGCAGCTTTTCGCACGGACAATCTCGTCTGCGTCTACGGCTTGACGGAAGCGGGACCGAGCGGCACCTTGCTCCTGGGGCATGAGCATGAAAAGAAGGCGGGGAGCATCGGCAAGCGGGCGGCTCTTTCGACAGAGCTGCGGATTGTCAATGACGCCGGAGAGGATGTCGCCCCCGGGGAAGTGGGGGAGATCGTGCTGCGCGGCGAAGGCAATATGATCGGATACTACAAAAATGAAGAAGCGACCCAAGAGGCGTTTTGGGGGGAGTGGCTGCGGACGGGCGATCTGGCCAAATTCGACGAGGACGGCTACATCTGGGTCGTGGATCGGAAAAAGGACGTCATCATCACGGGCGGCGTCAATATTTACCCCAAGGAGATCGAAGAAGTGATGCTCCAGTATCCCGGCATCCGCGAAGTGGCGGTCATAGGCGTGCCGCATCCGGAGTGGGGGGAAACCGTAAAAGCCGTCTTTGCCGCCACCGAGCCTGTCGCGGAAGAGAGGCTGCGCGATTTTTTGGCGGAGCGTCTGGCCAAATACAAAGTACCGCGCCTGTTCGAACAAATGGAAGCGCTTCCGCGAAACGCCTCGGGAAAAATTCTCAAACAACCGCTTCGCGCAGGAGGAGGAGAATAG
- a CDS encoding MerR family transcriptional regulator, translating into MKTIREAADMFAVSTRTIRYYEEIGLLRPQRDANNQRLYSKAEIAKLKLIFRGKRFGFSLEEIKEMVLLFDQDRTGKKQLERTIAYGQQRVKEIDDKISELQEMKKEMEHLMVLFSEKLNNIKGEGK; encoded by the coding sequence GTGAAGACCATCAGAGAAGCGGCGGACATGTTCGCGGTGTCGACCCGAACGATTCGCTATTATGAAGAGATCGGTCTTCTCCGGCCTCAGCGTGACGCAAACAACCAGCGGCTTTATTCCAAAGCGGAGATCGCCAAGCTCAAGCTGATCTTCCGGGGGAAACGCTTTGGCTTTTCCCTGGAAGAAATCAAAGAAATGGTGCTGCTCTTTGATCAAGACCGCACCGGAAAAAAACAACTGGAACGGACCATTGCCTACGGCCAGCAGCGGGTAAAGGAAATCGATGACAAAATCTCAGAACTGCAGGAAATGAAAAAAGAAATGGAGCATTTGATGGTGCTGTTTTCAGAAAAATTAAACAATATAAAGGGGGAAGGAAAATGA
- a CDS encoding iron-hydroxamate ABC transporter substrate-binding protein translates to MKKIWMLLAMLCLFTLSACGAGTAQTDTAQPAEATAQADDKQTITYQSENGPVEVPANPKRVIVLSSFAGNVMALNVNLVGVDSWSKKNPNFAEKLAGVAEVTDEDLEKIIELDPDLIIGLSNIKNVEKLKKIAPTVTYTYGKVDYLTQHLEIGKLLNREEEAKAWIADFKQRAQAVGKEIKAKIGEETTVSVIENWEKQLYVYGNNWGRGTEILYQEMGLAMPEKVKEMALKDGWYALSLEVLRDYAGDYVILSKNADTDNSFQETETYKNIPAVKNHRVIEVNAKEFYFNDPLTLELQLKVFAERFLNN, encoded by the coding sequence ATGAAAAAAATCTGGATGCTCCTCGCGATGCTGTGCCTGTTCACGCTTAGCGCGTGTGGAGCCGGAACTGCACAGACGGACACTGCTCAGCCGGCAGAGGCGACCGCCCAGGCAGATGACAAGCAAACGATTACGTACCAGTCCGAAAACGGCCCGGTTGAGGTTCCCGCGAATCCGAAACGGGTCATCGTCCTGTCTTCCTTTGCCGGGAATGTCATGGCCCTGAACGTCAATCTGGTCGGCGTCGATTCCTGGTCCAAGAAGAATCCGAACTTTGCAGAAAAATTGGCGGGCGTCGCAGAGGTGACGGATGAAGATCTGGAAAAGATCATCGAACTGGACCCTGACTTGATCATCGGCCTGTCCAACATCAAAAACGTGGAGAAGTTAAAGAAAATTGCCCCAACCGTTACATACACCTATGGGAAAGTGGATTACCTGACGCAACATCTGGAGATTGGCAAACTGCTTAACCGGGAAGAGGAAGCGAAGGCCTGGATCGCGGACTTCAAGCAGCGGGCGCAGGCTGTCGGCAAAGAGATCAAAGCCAAAATCGGGGAAGAGACGACGGTATCCGTGATCGAAAACTGGGAGAAGCAGTTGTACGTCTACGGCAACAACTGGGGGCGCGGCACCGAGATTCTCTACCAGGAGATGGGTTTGGCCATGCCGGAAAAGGTAAAGGAAATGGCGCTGAAAGACGGGTGGTACGCCTTGTCTTTGGAAGTCCTCCGCGATTATGCCGGCGATTATGTGATTTTAAGCAAAAACGCCGATACGGATAATTCCTTCCAGGAGACAGAGACATACAAGAATATCCCGGCGGTAAAGAATCACCGCGTCATAGAGGTAAATGCGAAAGAGTTTTATTTCAACGATCCGCTCACCCTTGAGCTGCAGCTGAAGGTCTTTGCAGAGCGGTTTCTCAACAACTAA
- a CDS encoding NAD(P)/FAD-dependent oxidoreductase: protein MKQRDLYDVTVIGGGPAGLYSAFYSGLREMKTKLIEFQPYLGGKIHVYPEKMIWDVGGQTPITGANLIKQLVKQGLTFQPTVVLNEKIEAISRDAEGIFVLRAASGRKHYSKTVIVAIGSGILTPQKLEIEGAERFEVANLHYTVKSLAYFKGKTVVISGGGNSAIDWANELEPIAKKVYVTYRKAAFSGHEAQVTQLLNSSAVCCFHTTITKLVAGEDRNLIEHVELTNHRTGEVTSLPVDEVVINHGYERDTSLLENSELDIALADSHYIAGNATSESSVAGLYAAGDILQYDGKLNLIAGAFQDAANAVNKAKQYIEPAASKAAMVSSHHEIFKERNRELVSQMLRAPHD, encoded by the coding sequence ATGAAGCAGCGCGATCTCTACGACGTGACCGTGATCGGAGGAGGGCCCGCGGGCCTGTACTCCGCTTTTTATAGCGGGCTGCGGGAAATGAAGACAAAGCTGATCGAATTTCAGCCGTACTTAGGCGGGAAAATTCACGTGTATCCGGAGAAAATGATTTGGGATGTGGGCGGACAGACGCCGATCACGGGGGCAAACTTGATCAAGCAGCTAGTGAAACAGGGGCTCACCTTTCAGCCTACCGTGGTGCTGAATGAAAAAATCGAGGCGATCTCACGGGATGCGGAAGGCATCTTTGTCTTGCGGGCAGCCTCCGGGCGAAAGCATTACTCCAAAACCGTCATTGTCGCGATTGGGAGCGGCATTCTGACGCCGCAAAAGCTGGAAATCGAAGGAGCGGAGCGGTTTGAAGTAGCCAATCTGCATTACACCGTCAAATCTTTGGCTTACTTCAAAGGGAAAACCGTGGTCATTTCGGGGGGAGGCAATTCGGCCATCGATTGGGCGAACGAGCTGGAGCCGATTGCCAAAAAAGTGTATGTCACCTACCGAAAAGCAGCTTTCTCCGGACATGAAGCGCAGGTAACGCAGCTGTTGAATAGTTCGGCGGTGTGCTGCTTCCATACGACCATCACCAAACTCGTGGCGGGGGAAGACCGAAATCTCATCGAACATGTCGAGCTGACGAATCATCGAACCGGAGAGGTGACGTCTTTGCCTGTGGATGAGGTGGTGATCAATCACGGGTATGAGCGGGATACGTCATTGCTGGAAAATAGCGAGCTGGACATTGCTTTGGCAGATTCGCACTATATTGCGGGCAATGCGACCAGCGAATCGTCCGTAGCGGGCCTCTATGCTGCCGGTGATATCCTGCAGTACGACGGCAAGCTCAATCTGATCGCGGGGGCTTTTCAGGATGCGGCTAACGCCGTCAACAAGGCGAAGCAATATATCGAGCCTGCCGCAAGCAAAGCCGCGATGGTCTCGTCCCATCATGAAATTTTTAAAGAGCGGAACCGCGAGCTGGTCTCCCAAATGCTGCGCGCCCCGCATGATTAA
- a CDS encoding acyl-CoA dehydrogenase family protein, which translates to MKVLQDIAPQLNENTKAAKRRNFFTGDDTLQLLLKEHLDEPFLAYATEQLEAFGELCANEIDERARHNDRDGQPVLQRYDRYGEEVSEVWVNEGYRQTAKQSYDTGIVGYVHKEIPALGRKGNYTYSFAQGYLLSQAEPGFYCPVTLTMATAYLLDHYADDRLKERLLPHVCSTGEVPLYEGATFLTERQGGSDVGANLVKAIKAEDASDAYRLYGEKYFASNAGRCGVAMVLARIEGAPAGSRGLTLFAVPWRLEDGRPNGLRIRRLKDKLGVRAVPSGEVEFDGALAYVVGDPARGFIYMMEALNLSRICNAVASVGIMRRALTEAREYASRREAFGKRLTEFPMVRDTLGKLTAKLHVELAAMFDLIKLYEKVTEGTASEREVILHRLYIAIMKKETAEQAIHFAHEAIEMHGGNGYIEDFVTPRLLRDAQVLTVWEGTANILGLELVRLVHKIAAHRLFVGEMQRRLLPLAEGAMKQLVTSKLDELAAQLNDFAGYDEALQTYEAKGLAQRMAWLYESVVAIEWAERYGGKYALLAEIYLEQTWGLRKMGEPMKTVAYFEKIS; encoded by the coding sequence ATGAAGGTACTGCAAGATATTGCTCCGCAATTAAACGAGAATACAAAAGCAGCCAAGCGCCGCAATTTTTTTACGGGCGACGACACGCTGCAGCTCTTGCTCAAAGAACATCTCGACGAGCCTTTCCTGGCCTATGCCACGGAGCAGCTGGAGGCATTTGGCGAGCTGTGCGCCAATGAAATCGACGAGCGGGCCCGGCATAATGACCGGGACGGGCAGCCCGTCTTGCAGCGTTACGACCGCTACGGCGAGGAAGTATCCGAGGTCTGGGTAAACGAGGGCTACCGCCAAACCGCCAAACAGTCGTACGATACCGGGATCGTGGGCTATGTGCACAAGGAAATCCCGGCGCTCGGCCGCAAAGGGAATTACACCTACAGCTTCGCGCAGGGATATCTGCTCTCCCAGGCCGAACCGGGGTTTTACTGTCCGGTTACGCTGACGATGGCGACTGCTTATTTACTGGATCACTATGCCGATGACCGTCTGAAGGAGCGGTTGTTGCCGCATGTCTGCTCGACCGGAGAGGTGCCGCTCTATGAGGGGGCGACATTTTTGACCGAGCGGCAGGGAGGCTCGGACGTCGGGGCCAATCTCGTGAAGGCGATCAAAGCGGAGGACGCAAGCGACGCCTACCGCTTGTACGGAGAGAAATATTTCGCTTCCAACGCGGGGAGATGCGGCGTCGCGATGGTGCTCGCCCGGATCGAAGGGGCACCCGCCGGGTCGCGTGGACTGACCCTGTTCGCGGTCCCGTGGCGCTTGGAGGACGGCCGTCCCAACGGCCTGCGCATCCGTCGCCTGAAAGATAAGCTGGGGGTTCGGGCTGTGCCGTCGGGAGAGGTCGAGTTCGACGGAGCGCTCGCCTATGTCGTCGGCGATCCGGCCAGAGGCTTTATCTACATGATGGAAGCGCTCAATCTGTCCCGCATCTGCAATGCGGTCGCCTCCGTAGGCATTATGCGCCGGGCCTTGACCGAAGCCAGGGAGTACGCTTCGCGCCGGGAAGCGTTTGGCAAACGGCTGACGGAATTCCCCATGGTGCGAGACACGCTCGGCAAGCTGACCGCCAAGCTGCATGTCGAGCTGGCCGCAATGTTTGACCTGATCAAGCTGTATGAGAAGGTGACAGAGGGGACGGCTTCCGAGCGGGAAGTGATCCTCCACCGTCTGTACATCGCCATCATGAAAAAGGAGACGGCGGAGCAGGCGATCCACTTTGCCCACGAAGCGATCGAGATGCACGGGGGCAACGGCTATATTGAGGATTTCGTCACTCCCCGGTTGCTGCGGGACGCTCAGGTATTGACTGTCTGGGAAGGCACGGCCAATATCCTGGGACTGGAGCTGGTGCGGCTCGTCCACAAAATTGCCGCCCATCGCTTGTTCGTAGGGGAGATGCAAAGGCGGCTTCTGCCTCTCGCGGAGGGAGCGATGAAACAGCTGGTGACGAGCAAACTGGATGAGCTCGCCGCGCAGCTGAATGATTTCGCCGGCTATGACGAAGCGCTGCAGACCTATGAGGCGAAAGGGCTGGCGCAGCGGATGGCTTGGCTGTACGAAAGCGTGGTAGCCATCGAGTGGGCGGAGCGGTACGGGGGGAAATATGCGCTGCTCGCCGAGATTTATCTGGAACAGACATGGGGCCTGCGGAAAATGGGCGAACCGATGAAGACCGTGGCCTATTTCGAGAAGATTTCGTAG